The proteins below come from a single Holdemania massiliensis genomic window:
- a CDS encoding DUF4272 domain-containing protein → MKSAEERKQQSIALLKEQGVPYIEHLPGIETADEVRLRSAEEIARRAICCLITIQLACDLQNQQEVEDSRLFMTGLLDRFGVRLFLTEKEKAIFEGTASEQDWVNMVWKYEAYWPLIWALGLIDSLDFPSQICDCQKAIEVVSTKATFDEFMKDTSLRSIDEILDAADLIFRYDWACVDARIKGEPAPAGLNSEVVYERHWGLNWLIDVDQQNDWDHVSCNT, encoded by the coding sequence ATGAAAAGCGCTGAAGAACGAAAGCAACAATCCATCGCTTTGCTGAAAGAGCAGGGTGTGCCTTATATCGAACATTTGCCGGGAATTGAAACTGCGGATGAAGTCCGGCTACGCAGTGCTGAGGAAATCGCTCGGCGCGCGATCTGCTGCCTGATCACCATTCAGCTGGCCTGCGACCTGCAGAATCAACAGGAGGTAGAAGACTCCCGGCTGTTCATGACCGGACTTCTGGATCGGTTTGGCGTCCGGCTGTTTCTGACAGAAAAAGAAAAAGCCATTTTTGAAGGAACGGCCAGTGAACAGGACTGGGTCAACATGGTCTGGAAATACGAGGCCTATTGGCCTTTGATCTGGGCATTGGGACTGATTGATTCCCTTGATTTCCCGAGTCAGATCTGCGATTGCCAGAAAGCGATTGAGGTCGTCAGCACCAAAGCCACATTTGATGAATTCATGAAAGACACCTCGCTGCGTTCCATTGATGAAATTCTCGATGCCGCGGATTTGATTTTCCGCTATGATTGGGCCTGTGTTGACGCCAGGATTAAAGGCGAGCCCGCTCCGGCAGGATTGAACAGTGAAGTTGTTTACGAACGGCATTGGGGATTGAACTGGCTGATTGATGTCGATCAGCAGAATGATTGGGATCACGTCAGCTGCAATACCTAG
- the uvrA gene encoding excinuclease ABC subunit UvrA, with amino-acid sequence MQHDKIIIKGARENNLKNIDLTIPRDKLVIMTGLSGSGKTSLAFDTIYAEGQRRYVESLSAYARMFLGGVEKPDVDLIEGLSPSISIDQKTTSNNPRSTVGTVTEIYDYLRLLYARVGVPYCPIHNEPIVSQTITQMVDRIMEQPDKTRLEILAPVAHREKGTFKDVFEKLLKDGYLRARVDGQMILLEEVKPLEKNKKHSIDVVVDRIVKNDGIRSRLHDSLETALKLANGIVVVLAGENELLFSQNYSCPKCGFSVPRLEPRLFSFNSPLGACDECKGLGITQRVDVDYLIPDRSKSIRKGGIVYYKNIVDTENIEWQTFNTLCRHYHIDLDKPIQDFTKEELEIVLYGSKEPIAYSIASRSGNRFSRNDYIEGVKTLIERRFVETTSTMSREWYASFMAESPCPKCGGKRLNEMALSVRVGGKNIYEWTTMSVIQALDFMKNLQLDPMRAEIARLVIKEIVSRLTFLKDVGLEYLTLDRLAGTLSGGEAQRIRLATQIGSQLTGVLYVLDEPSIGLHQRDNARLIRTLKNMRDLGNSLIVVEHDEETMMESDWIVDIGPGAGVHGGEVIASGTPQMVMQCESSITGQYLSGRKKIDVPAKRRKGNGLFLEIKGAQENNLKNVNVKFPLGTLTVVTGVSGSGKSSLVNEILCKAVQHSLGRTRIKPGKHKAILGLENLDKVIEISQDPIGRTPRSNPVTYTGVFDDIRDLFTQTPEAKLRGYDKGRFSFNVRGGRCEACQGDGVKRISMHFLPDVYVPCEECHGKRYNEETLQVTYKGKNIYDVLEMTVEEAIEFFSSIHRIKSKLQTLHDVGLDYVKLGQPATTLSGGEAQRVKLASELQRKATGKTVFILDEPTTGLHTHDVKKLLAVLQRIVDNGDTVIVIEHNLDVIKCADYIIDIGPEGGDQGGTIIAKGTPEQIVKVEKSYTGQYLKSMLEKG; translated from the coding sequence ATGCAACATGATAAAATTATTATTAAAGGCGCGCGTGAGAACAACCTTAAGAATATCGATTTGACGATTCCGCGGGATAAGCTGGTCATCATGACCGGATTGTCCGGTTCCGGAAAGACATCGCTGGCGTTTGATACGATCTATGCGGAAGGTCAGCGGCGGTATGTTGAGTCGTTAAGCGCTTATGCGCGGATGTTTTTAGGTGGTGTTGAGAAACCGGATGTGGATTTGATTGAAGGCTTGTCGCCATCCATTTCCATTGATCAGAAAACAACGAGCAATAACCCGCGTTCCACCGTCGGCACGGTAACCGAAATTTATGATTACCTGCGGCTTTTGTATGCCCGTGTCGGCGTTCCTTATTGCCCGATCCACAATGAGCCGATTGTTTCCCAGACGATTACTCAAATGGTGGATCGAATTATGGAACAGCCGGATAAGACGCGTCTGGAGATCCTAGCGCCGGTTGCGCATCGGGAAAAAGGAACGTTCAAAGACGTTTTTGAAAAGCTGCTGAAGGATGGCTACCTGCGGGCTCGGGTTGATGGTCAGATGATTCTGCTGGAAGAAGTCAAACCGTTAGAGAAGAACAAGAAGCATTCCATTGATGTTGTCGTTGACCGAATCGTCAAGAATGACGGAATTCGTTCCCGGCTTCATGATTCTCTGGAAACGGCGCTCAAGCTGGCTAACGGCATCGTTGTTGTGCTGGCGGGAGAAAATGAACTGTTGTTTTCACAGAACTATTCCTGTCCGAAATGCGGCTTCTCCGTGCCGCGTCTGGAACCACGGCTGTTTTCGTTTAACTCGCCATTGGGCGCGTGTGACGAATGTAAGGGGTTGGGCATCACCCAGCGGGTGGATGTCGACTACCTGATTCCGGACCGCTCCAAATCGATCCGCAAGGGCGGCATCGTTTACTACAAGAACATTGTTGATACGGAGAATATTGAATGGCAGACGTTCAATACGCTGTGCCGGCATTATCATATTGATCTGGACAAACCAATTCAGGATTTTACGAAGGAAGAACTGGAAATCGTCCTGTATGGCTCCAAAGAACCGATTGCCTACAGCATCGCTTCCCGATCCGGCAACCGCTTCAGCCGCAATGATTACATCGAAGGAGTTAAAACGTTGATTGAGCGGCGTTTTGTTGAAACAACGTCAACGATGTCGCGGGAATGGTATGCCTCTTTCATGGCTGAATCCCCTTGCCCGAAGTGCGGCGGCAAGCGTCTGAATGAGATGGCGCTGAGCGTGCGTGTCGGCGGCAAGAATATTTATGAATGGACGACGATGTCCGTCATTCAGGCACTGGATTTCATGAAGAACTTACAGCTGGATCCGATGCGGGCGGAAATCGCACGGTTAGTCATAAAGGAAATCGTCAGCCGTCTGACGTTCTTAAAAGACGTTGGATTGGAATATCTGACGTTGGATCGGCTGGCTGGGACTTTATCCGGCGGTGAAGCGCAGCGTATTCGGCTGGCAACGCAGATTGGTTCACAGCTGACCGGTGTTTTGTATGTTCTGGATGAACCTTCCATCGGGCTGCATCAGCGTGACAATGCCCGGCTGATCAGAACCTTGAAAAACATGCGTGATCTGGGCAACTCCTTAATCGTTGTCGAACATGATGAGGAAACGATGATGGAATCCGACTGGATTGTCGATATCGGACCGGGGGCGGGCGTGCATGGCGGTGAAGTGATCGCCAGCGGGACACCGCAGATGGTCATGCAGTGTGAAAGCTCGATTACCGGTCAATACCTCAGCGGCCGCAAAAAGATCGATGTGCCGGCAAAACGCCGCAAAGGCAACGGCTTATTCCTGGAAATCAAGGGGGCGCAGGAAAACAACCTGAAAAACGTCAATGTGAAGTTCCCGTTAGGGACTCTGACAGTCGTAACGGGAGTCAGCGGCAGCGGCAAGTCTTCGCTGGTCAATGAAATCCTGTGCAAAGCGGTGCAGCATTCCTTAGGCCGGACACGCATCAAGCCGGGCAAGCACAAGGCAATTCTAGGATTGGAAAATCTCGATAAGGTCATTGAAATCTCACAGGATCCGATCGGCCGCACCCCGCGCTCCAATCCGGTAACCTACACCGGTGTCTTTGATGATATCCGGGACCTGTTTACCCAGACTCCGGAAGCCAAGCTGCGCGGCTATGACAAGGGCCGGTTTTCCTTCAACGTCCGCGGCGGGCGTTGTGAAGCCTGTCAGGGCGACGGCGTGAAGCGGATTTCGATGCACTTTCTGCCGGACGTTTATGTCCCATGCGAAGAATGCCATGGCAAGCGGTACAATGAAGAAACGTTGCAGGTTACCTACAAAGGCAAAAATATCTACGATGTACTGGAAATGACAGTGGAAGAAGCGATTGAGTTCTTTTCTTCAATTCACCGAATCAAATCCAAACTTCAGACATTGCATGACGTCGGCCTGGACTATGTCAAGCTCGGTCAGCCGGCAACCACGTTGTCGGGCGGCGAGGCTCAGCGTGTGAAACTGGCCAGCGAGCTGCAGCGCAAGGCGACCGGCAAGACCGTCTTCATCCTGGACGAGCCGACAACCGGTCTGCATACCCATGACGTTAAAAAATTACTTGCGGTCTTACAGCGAATCGTCGATAATGGAGATACGGTCATTGTCATCGAACACAATCTCGATGTGATTAAATGTGCCGATTACATTATTGATATTGGCCCGGAAGGGGGCGATCAGGGCGGTACGATTATCGCCAAAGGCACCCCGGAACAGATCGTCAAAGTAGAAAAGAGCTACACCGGCCAATATCTGAAATCCATGCTTGAGAAAGGATGA
- the hprK gene encoding HPr(Ser) kinase/phosphatase: protein MEYEGKVMISELQNYFKFEQLSGNEESLNRWVIVPDVNRPGLELAGFYKHTEPRRIVIIGDKEQAYIDTLSVEIQRERFEQLTDGYTPTIILTHHRECPPVLLEVAGYKNFPIFRTAMTTSRLMVDLISFLDERLAPSDSIHGVLISVYGKGVLICGESGMGKSETALELIRKGHILVADDRVDVVRVHNSIIGHSPELLQGMLEIRGIGIIDVAKMFGASALLPSAQIDLVVSLEKFDSNAEYARVGIETEQFMHILEVDVPKIVLPVKEGRTIAVLIESAVTNFRLKEMGFDSAKAFENRVYDYIERQNAANAVPPETEKE from the coding sequence ATGGAATACGAAGGCAAGGTTATGATCAGCGAGCTGCAGAACTATTTCAAATTTGAACAGCTCAGCGGCAACGAAGAATCGCTGAACCGATGGGTGATCGTTCCGGACGTCAACCGTCCGGGACTGGAACTGGCAGGGTTTTACAAGCATACAGAACCTCGCCGGATCGTGATCATCGGCGACAAAGAACAAGCGTATATCGACACGCTCTCCGTGGAAATCCAGCGAGAGCGTTTTGAGCAGCTGACCGACGGCTACACGCCGACGATCATTTTAACCCATCACCGCGAATGTCCGCCGGTGCTGCTGGAGGTTGCGGGATATAAAAATTTCCCGATCTTCCGCACCGCGATGACCACTTCCCGGCTGATGGTCGATCTGATCAGCTTCTTGGATGAACGCCTGGCACCCTCCGACAGCATTCATGGCGTCTTGATCAGCGTGTATGGCAAAGGCGTGCTGATCTGCGGTGAAAGTGGGATGGGCAAGAGTGAAACAGCGCTGGAACTCATCCGCAAAGGTCACATTCTGGTGGCGGATGACCGCGTGGATGTGGTGCGTGTCCACAACAGCATCATCGGCCATTCCCCGGAACTGCTTCAGGGCATGCTGGAAATCCGCGGCATCGGCATCATCGACGTAGCGAAGATGTTCGGCGCCAGCGCGCTGCTGCCTTCTGCGCAGATTGATCTGGTCGTTTCGCTGGAAAAGTTTGATTCCAACGCCGAATATGCCCGCGTCGGAATTGAAACTGAACAGTTTATGCACATCCTGGAAGTGGATGTGCCGAAAATCGTATTGCCGGTGAAGGAAGGCCGGACGATTGCCGTGCTGATTGAATCGGCAGTCACGAATTTCCGTTTGAAAGAAATGGGATTCGACAGTGCGAAAGCGTTTGAGAACCGGGTGTACGACTACATTGAGCGGCAGAATGCAGCCAATGCCGTACCGCCGGAAACAGAAAAGGAGTAA
- the lgt gene encoding prolipoprotein diacylglyceryl transferase, translating to MQFFPDPQTFIAIGSLSIKWYAVIILCGAVLAYSFCVKEIKKMGYKAETAEDLFLGCLICGLIGARLWYCTFYNLEYYLANPIHILYTFEGGLAIQGGLFGGVLFGLWYARKHKINFMRMADAIVPNVLLAQGIGRWGNFINQEAFGRTVSESFYRFYPEWFKNQMFIQGAYREPTFFYESVGDILGFILIVFVYKKFSKPKRGDGVYAYMLWYGAIRIVVEGLRTDSLMLGRLRMAQVISVIFIVVGLLGMLGVFRKLTKNPKPVILFDLDGTLLNTEPAILASYRELFKKYRTEEEFTRDKQLAVLGPSLKAMFAEYFPDQDADQLTKEYREHNRAFHADLVKPMDGAVEMLDYLKAEGYKMGIVSTKIKEMVLLGLTLNQMEGYFDVIIGQDEVKNGKPDPEGILTACRLMNEGHDSVIYVGDSPMDIQAARNAGVFSVGYLFNPERREQLENEKPNRIIDDLRQIEALVKEDLTWTSNMM from the coding sequence ATGCAGTTTTTTCCTGATCCGCAGACTTTTATTGCCATCGGAAGTCTGTCTATTAAGTGGTACGCAGTGATCATTCTCTGCGGAGCCGTTTTGGCGTATTCATTCTGCGTCAAGGAAATCAAAAAGATGGGATACAAAGCAGAAACGGCGGAGGATCTGTTTCTCGGCTGCCTGATCTGCGGGCTGATCGGTGCCCGGCTGTGGTACTGCACCTTCTACAATCTGGAATATTATCTGGCCAATCCAATCCATATTCTCTACACGTTTGAAGGCGGCCTGGCTATTCAGGGCGGGCTGTTCGGCGGCGTGCTGTTTGGACTCTGGTATGCCCGCAAACATAAGATTAACTTTATGCGGATGGCCGATGCGATCGTGCCGAATGTGCTGTTGGCGCAGGGGATTGGCCGCTGGGGCAATTTTATCAATCAGGAAGCTTTCGGCCGCACCGTCAGCGAATCCTTTTATCGGTTTTATCCGGAATGGTTTAAAAATCAGATGTTTATTCAGGGCGCCTATCGCGAACCTACGTTCTTCTATGAAAGTGTCGGCGATATCTTAGGCTTCATTCTGATCGTCTTTGTGTATAAAAAGTTCTCCAAACCGAAGCGTGGTGATGGGGTTTACGCCTATATGCTTTGGTACGGTGCGATCCGGATCGTCGTCGAAGGACTGCGGACAGACAGTCTGATGTTAGGAAGACTGCGGATGGCGCAAGTCATTTCTGTGATCTTTATTGTTGTTGGTCTGTTAGGCATGCTGGGGGTTTTCCGCAAGCTGACGAAAAATCCAAAACCCGTCATTTTGTTTGATTTAGACGGAACGCTGCTGAATACAGAGCCGGCGATTTTAGCCAGCTATCGTGAACTGTTTAAAAAATACAGAACAGAAGAAGAATTTACCCGGGATAAGCAGCTGGCGGTGCTGGGGCCTTCCCTGAAAGCCATGTTCGCCGAATATTTCCCTGATCAGGATGCCGATCAGCTGACAAAGGAATACCGCGAGCACAACCGCGCCTTCCACGCAGATCTGGTTAAACCGATGGACGGCGCTGTGGAAATGCTGGATTATTTAAAAGCGGAAGGCTATAAAATGGGCATCGTTTCCACAAAGATTAAGGAAATGGTCCTGCTCGGTCTGACCTTGAACCAGATGGAAGGGTATTTCGACGTGATCATCGGCCAGGATGAAGTGAAAAACGGCAAACCGGATCCGGAGGGCATTCTGACAGCCTGTCGATTGATGAATGAAGGCCATGACAGCGTGATCTATGTCGGCGACAGTCCAATGGACATTCAGGCTGCCCGCAACGCTGGAGTTTTCTCTGTCGGCTATCTGTTCAATCCGGAACGCCGGGAACAGCTTGAAAATGAAAAACCGAATCGGATCATTGATGATCTGCGGCAGATCGAAGCTCTGGTCAAGGAGGATTTAACATGGACAAGCAATATGATGTAA
- the trxB gene encoding thioredoxin-disulfide reductase, whose product MDKQYDVIIIGAGPAGMTAAVYASRAGLKTAMLEKAAPGGKMIKTYEIQNWPGIKEINGADLAYQMFEHSTHFGAEYLYGDVEKIIEGPIKQVVCADGQIYTAAAVIIATGTRERLLNIPNEKELTGKGVSYCAVCDGSFFRDQPVTVIGGGNSALEESLYLTQFASEVHIVIRRDVFRAEPIIQQAIEQNPKIDIIRSHVPVEILEQEGKVGGIVLKNVHDGKLTTLNTKAVFPYIGADPCTEFAQDLGILDDHGYILVNNNMETTCPGIYGVGDVTAKTLRQVVTAANDGAIAAQQAFHQIKH is encoded by the coding sequence ATGGACAAGCAATATGATGTAATCATTATCGGCGCCGGACCTGCCGGCATGACTGCCGCGGTTTATGCCAGCCGGGCAGGCTTAAAAACCGCAATGCTGGAAAAAGCAGCGCCGGGCGGTAAGATGATCAAGACCTATGAAATTCAGAACTGGCCGGGAATTAAGGAGATCAACGGAGCGGATCTGGCCTATCAGATGTTCGAGCATTCCACGCACTTCGGGGCAGAATACCTGTATGGTGATGTGGAAAAAATTATCGAGGGTCCAATCAAGCAGGTTGTCTGTGCCGATGGTCAGATTTATACCGCTGCCGCTGTGATCATTGCGACTGGGACCCGTGAACGGCTGTTAAATATACCGAACGAAAAAGAACTGACCGGCAAGGGTGTATCCTATTGCGCGGTGTGCGACGGCAGCTTCTTCCGTGATCAGCCGGTGACCGTCATCGGCGGGGGAAATTCAGCGCTGGAAGAATCGTTGTATTTAACGCAGTTTGCCAGTGAAGTTCATATTGTGATCCGCCGTGATGTGTTCCGGGCCGAGCCGATTATTCAGCAGGCGATCGAACAGAACCCGAAGATTGATATTATCCGCAGTCATGTTCCGGTGGAAATTCTGGAACAGGAGGGCAAGGTCGGTGGCATCGTCTTAAAGAATGTTCATGACGGAAAGCTGACAACGCTGAACACCAAAGCGGTATTCCCGTATATTGGCGCGGATCCCTGCACGGAGTTTGCGCAGGATTTGGGAATCCTCGACGATCATGGCTACATCCTTGTGAATAACAACATGGAAACCACTTGCCCGGGGATTTATGGGGTGGGCGATGTGACGGCGAAAACGCTGCGTCAGGTAGTCACTGCTGCCAACGACGGCGCGATTGCCGCTCAGCAGGCTTTCCATCAAATCAAACATTAA
- a CDS encoding OsmC family protein, producing MASRTIRFENGFHGELQLDEGVVKIGREPGSAAPYDMLYGALASCLYVTFLGILEKKRIAIEGAEIVVEGEKRTEVPTTLKTVHLTVTIRGTEKEEAVRKSFDLATKYCSVYQTISHVAEMSNELHFA from the coding sequence ATGGCATCAAGAACAATTCGGTTTGAGAATGGATTTCATGGTGAACTGCAGTTAGATGAAGGCGTTGTTAAAATTGGCCGGGAACCCGGTTCCGCTGCGCCTTACGACATGCTTTACGGGGCGCTGGCCTCTTGCCTGTATGTGACATTCTTAGGCATATTGGAAAAGAAACGAATCGCAATCGAAGGTGCGGAGATTGTTGTGGAAGGTGAAAAACGGACAGAAGTTCCGACCACGTTAAAAACCGTGCATCTGACTGTGACGATCCGTGGGACGGAGAAGGAAGAGGCAGTTCGCAAGTCTTTCGATCTGGCGACAAAATATTGTTCTGTTTATCAGACGATCAGCCATGTTGCTGAAATGAGCAACGAACTGCATTTCGCTTAA
- the pfkB gene encoding 1-phosphofructokinase gives MIYTVTLNPALDYYCTVESLKLGETNRCVREALIGGGKGINVSLMLAQLKVPTTALGFAAGFTGEELIRQLQAQAITADFIRCEKGQTRINVKISAGEETEINGRGPAVSAAEREALLEKIHGIHPQDTLVLSGNVPPTLPESIYEQILSQLEDPSIRVVVDAEGNLLKKTLRFHPFLIKPNLAELRQMVSNPQASLDDQIQELRQLGAQHVLVSMGAEGSVLFAADGSVYRQLPMTGEMISTVGAGDSMVAGFLASLENPSASFEESLRWAAACGTATAFSRGIAQRKQVEALLKQIQIEELSGQMPKISFPL, from the coding sequence ATGATTTATACCGTCACATTAAATCCGGCGCTGGATTATTACTGCACCGTTGAATCTTTAAAGCTGGGTGAAACCAACCGCTGCGTCCGTGAAGCGCTGATCGGCGGCGGCAAAGGGATTAACGTATCGTTGATGCTGGCGCAGCTGAAGGTACCGACAACCGCTTTGGGCTTTGCGGCCGGCTTTACGGGCGAGGAACTGATTCGTCAGCTGCAGGCGCAGGCGATCACGGCGGATTTTATCCGCTGTGAAAAAGGACAGACACGAATCAACGTCAAGATCAGCGCTGGGGAGGAAACGGAAATCAATGGCCGCGGGCCTGCGGTCAGTGCGGCAGAAAGGGAAGCGCTGCTGGAAAAAATTCACGGCATCCATCCTCAGGATACGCTGGTGCTTTCCGGGAATGTACCGCCGACCTTACCGGAATCAATCTACGAACAGATACTTTCCCAGCTGGAAGATCCCTCCATTCGCGTCGTCGTGGATGCCGAAGGAAATCTGCTGAAAAAGACGCTGCGGTTTCATCCGTTTCTGATCAAACCGAATTTAGCTGAGCTCCGGCAGATGGTATCCAATCCCCAAGCTTCTTTAGACGATCAAATTCAGGAGCTGCGTCAGCTGGGCGCTCAGCATGTCCTGGTATCCATGGGGGCAGAGGGTTCAGTTTTATTTGCGGCGGATGGCAGCGTGTACCGGCAATTACCGATGACAGGGGAAATGATCAGCACTGTGGGTGCCGGAGATTCGATGGTCGCCGGATTTTTAGCTTCGTTGGAAAACCCGTCTGCATCCTTTGAGGAAAGTCTGCGCTGGGCAGCGGCCTGTGGTACGGCAACGGCCTTCAGCCGCGGGATTGCGCAGCGGAAACAGGTGGAAGCACTGTTAAAACAGATCCAAATTGAAGAATTAAGCGGCCAGATGCCGAAAATTTCTTTTCCGCTGTAA
- the nagA gene encoding N-acetylglucosamine-6-phosphate deacetylase: MRKLTSRQIVTEQGIVEGSLILDGDRISSIDPQPVRETEEEEAWAILPGIIDIHTHGGGGYLTNYLANSGSIDEIRKLSKFYASRGITSFLATVSLWSEEKMCEIMSGIADLVQNEKMPGAQILGINLEAPCFNLNKSGAGFMTPQWMPNPSRELAERFIQAGRGFLKYVTLAPELPGAQAAIEAYQKAGVQVAAGHTDASSEEMKRAVEWGVRSVSHAGNAMSMIHQRNIGVLGQLMLQREMIAELICDFIHLSPEFIQLMIQVKGCDHLCMIADASELAGLEEGVYNTQPRPVRLKPDGRVVVEGSDVLCGSSLFVIDGLRNLTQTLHLPLSEAVKMSSLSAARHFHLDHALGSLKAGKQADLILIDENFQVLETIVEGRTVYRQGDEIERNPAITKLKIG, translated from the coding sequence ATGAGAAAATTAACATCGCGGCAGATCGTAACCGAACAGGGGATCGTCGAGGGGAGTCTGATCCTGGATGGAGATCGTATAAGCTCGATTGATCCGCAGCCGGTCAGAGAAACAGAAGAGGAAGAGGCCTGGGCTATTCTGCCGGGCATTATTGATATCCACACCCATGGCGGTGGGGGTTATCTGACGAATTATCTGGCTAATTCCGGATCCATTGATGAAATTCGCAAGCTGTCCAAATTCTATGCTTCGCGGGGAATTACCTCGTTTCTTGCCACGGTTTCCCTTTGGTCGGAAGAGAAAATGTGTGAAATCATGTCGGGAATCGCCGATCTTGTCCAAAATGAAAAGATGCCGGGCGCCCAAATATTAGGCATAAACCTTGAAGCTCCATGCTTCAATTTAAACAAGTCCGGTGCCGGATTTATGACCCCCCAATGGATGCCCAATCCCAGCCGGGAATTAGCGGAACGTTTCATTCAGGCCGGCCGGGGATTTTTAAAATATGTAACGCTGGCGCCGGAGCTGCCGGGCGCTCAGGCTGCGATAGAAGCCTATCAAAAGGCGGGAGTTCAAGTCGCGGCCGGTCATACCGATGCTTCTTCAGAGGAAATGAAAAGAGCGGTGGAATGGGGAGTGCGCAGTGTAAGTCATGCAGGAAATGCGATGTCCATGATTCATCAGCGAAACATCGGCGTTTTGGGCCAGCTGATGCTGCAGCGGGAAATGATCGCTGAACTGATCTGTGACTTTATCCATCTCAGTCCGGAATTTATCCAGCTGATGATTCAGGTCAAAGGCTGCGATCATCTTTGCATGATTGCGGACGCTTCTGAACTGGCCGGGCTGGAAGAAGGGGTCTACAATACTCAGCCCCGTCCTGTCCGTCTGAAACCGGATGGCCGGGTTGTCGTCGAAGGCAGCGATGTGCTGTGCGGAAGCAGCCTGTTTGTCATCGACGGACTGCGCAATCTGACGCAGACGCTGCATCTTCCGTTAAGCGAAGCCGTTAAAATGAGTTCGCTCAGCGCCGCCCGGCATTTTCATCTCGATCACGCTTTGGGCAGTCTTAAAGCTGGAAAACAGGCTGATCTGATCCTGATTGATGAGAATTTTCAGGTCCTGGAAACCATTGTCGAGGGAAGAACAGTCTATCGGCAAGGAGATGAAATTGAACGCAATCCGGCAATCACTAAGTTGAAAATAGGCTAA
- a CDS encoding PTS system mannose/fructose/N-acetylgalactosamine-transporter subunit IIB, with translation MIRLLRIDERLIHGQVATTWTRQLGVNAIVVANDEAADNELVTMTLRMAAPPGIQVAVKNLRGAVNLLNDKRIADMKILIVADKPKDALELVRQVPGIPCVNIGNFGRVGDRHQRRSLTENFSASEEELEQLREMAELVRCEVQVLPTLPKKDLKQFL, from the coding sequence ATGATTCGTTTACTGCGGATTGATGAACGGCTGATCCATGGTCAGGTTGCGACGACATGGACACGTCAGCTGGGAGTCAATGCCATTGTCGTGGCTAATGATGAAGCGGCGGACAACGAACTAGTTACGATGACGCTGCGAATGGCTGCACCGCCCGGAATCCAAGTTGCGGTCAAAAACCTTCGCGGGGCAGTGAACCTGCTGAATGACAAGCGGATTGCCGACATGAAGATTCTGATCGTCGCAGACAAGCCTAAAGATGCTCTGGAACTGGTTCGGCAGGTACCGGGAATTCCCTGTGTCAACATTGGAAATTTCGGCCGAGTTGGGGACAGGCATCAGCGCCGTTCACTGACTGAGAACTTTTCAGCCAGTGAGGAAGAATTGGAACAGCTGCGGGAAATGGCTGAGCTTGTCCGCTGTGAAGTTCAGGTTCTGCCGACTTTGCCAAAAAAAGATCTGAAACAATTCTTATAA
- a CDS encoding PTS mannose/fructose/sorbose/N-acetylgalactosamine transporter subunit IIC gives MIQSALILAFVYYIVYLLDCSMAWDATWRPLFVASLTGLALGDMKTGLIMGASLEAIYMGISAIGGVIPSDPCSASILSVAFVVLTGADLNLALALAVPIGTVMQYVSTLISPIDISLVGLFEKFAREGKDKSYTLLHYASMFIIRPLPKTMVVFLAAALGVENLQTVTNLLPAFVMNGLSVSGGMLVAVGFAILTSMIWSKALGIYFFLGFAFVKFLNLPIIGVSIFALAAAILNYTRQWQAKKMKDEILAQLPENHAGKEDLFG, from the coding sequence ATGATCCAAAGTGCTTTAATTCTGGCCTTCGTGTACTATATTGTCTACCTGTTGGACTGCAGCATGGCCTGGGATGCAACCTGGCGGCCTTTATTTGTAGCTTCTTTGACCGGTCTTGCTTTAGGGGATATGAAAACCGGATTAATTATGGGGGCGTCCCTGGAAGCTATTTATATGGGAATATCGGCGATTGGCGGCGTAATTCCCTCCGATCCCTGCTCAGCCTCCATTTTGTCGGTGGCCTTTGTTGTTCTGACCGGCGCGGATCTCAATTTGGCGTTGGCTCTGGCCGTGCCGATTGGAACGGTCATGCAGTATGTCAGCACATTGATTTCACCGATTGATATTTCCTTAGTTGGATTGTTTGAAAAATTTGCCCGTGAAGGAAAAGATAAATCCTATACGCTGCTGCACTATGCCAGTATGTTTATCATTCGTCCGCTGCCTAAGACGATGGTCGTCTTTCTGGCGGCCGCGCTCGGCGTTGAAAATCTTCAGACAGTAACGAATTTACTTCCGGCCTTCGTTATGAACGGCCTGAGTGTTTCCGGTGGAATGCTGGTCGCGGTCGGCTTCGCAATTCTGACCTCCATGATTTGGTCGAAGGCCCTGGGCATTTACTTCTTTCTTGGCTTCGCCTTTGTTAAATTTCTGAATCTGCCGATTATCGGTGTCAGCATTTTTGCTTTAGCGGCTGCGATTCTCAACTATACGCGGCAATGGCAGGCAAAAAAGATGAAAGATGAAATACTGGCGCAGCTGCCAGAAAATCATGCGGGTAAGGAGGATTTGTTCGGATGA